The following DNA comes from Brassica oleracea var. oleracea cultivar TO1000 chromosome C5, BOL, whole genome shotgun sequence.
AAAGAAAAAATCCTATTGGCCAATACACCTTTCACATAGATCACCATTCCAGCCGTTAGATTGAATTTCAATCAATGGACAAGAATTTTTCTTTTCTATTTTCTTATTTTTCCTTCTCTCTTCAGATCTACGAATGATCTCTTAATTATGTTCTCCATCTTCTACAGCTCTCTCTCTCTCTCTTTAATCTTCTGTTCTTTTCTCTTCATGTTTTAAGATATCATCTCCTTCCTCTATGTTCTCCTCTGTTCTTCATCATCTTCCGCTCACTACTTTCTTCATAGTTACCACTTCTGTCGCTGTCGTGAAGGAAGAACCGCTGCTGTCTCCGTCATTTAAGAACAAACGCCTCTGTGCTTGAGGAAGCATCGGCTCGTAGCAGTGGAGGCAACCGACCTTCTTCTTCAGATTTAGTCCATCTTCCTCGCCGTCACGTTTTGCTCTCTGTCCAAGACTCACCGGAGATGAAGATTCGTACCACTCTAGCTTCTCACCTCTCTGTAATTTCTTCTCGGATTTCTAAACGATTTTTTTTTTCGTTATGTCCAAAATTATACCACATGCATTGACCACGATCGATCTGTCCCTCGGTCTACTTCTTCGTTTTCATGCATTTTGCGCGTCATAGTTATTCGTGTTTTGTGTGGATATGGATACTTTATTTTAACTTTCTTTTTTTTTTGATAAAAGATTTTCTACTTTATTTTAACTTTGGAAACTAAGTATGTTCACTATTGATTTGCTTGAATTCTTTTGACATGCCTCAATAATTAGGTTGAGTAAGCACTTGAGTGATTGGTTGCATGGTTTATTGCCAGTCATAATATTTTTGATACGTCAGTTTAGTTGAGTGATTATGTTTCAAATCTTCTTGAGGGCTACATATAATTAACTAAATTCGGTTTATCAGTTGATGCCACGATAAAGTTTCAATTCCCAATGACACTTCTAATATTTAGTATTATGAAATCCAGGTTGAAGGACTGGTTTATAAACCACCATTAACTCCTAGGGAACATACATGTATGTCGTTACTGAAAGTTTCAGGTCTGAAACACGAACACACACATACGCTATTTATAAAATATTTTGGACCATTTTTAATCAGTTATGTTTAGTAAGCTAAGCGCATTTCCAAAAAAAATCTATAACTTTAAATATAGAGTTTTTTACTCTCAGAAAATGAATTTCTAAACTTCAAATTTAGAGTTTTAACGAGCGAAACTTTATATCTGAAGTTTCACTACTCAAAACTTCAAATTTGAAGTTTTATTTTTTTATTTGTATTTTGGTCCTTATAATTAATTACATATCACATTTATGTTTCTTAAGTATCTTCTCATTTATTGTTTTAATTTTCAATTTTTTGTATATCATAAATATTTCAAATTTATTTTTTATAAATTAAAATTTTACACATAAAATTAAATAAAATTTATAATATTTTAAAACTAAAATTAGACAACAAGAATATTTCAAAAGAAATTTAATAAACAAATATTTTTTTAAAAATACACAACACATAATTATTATACAAATTTAAATATTACAACAACACTAATAGTCTAGTAAATTTTCTCTAAAACCTTTAAAATATTGTCCAAACAAATTTCATGTAACCGAAGATTGAGCATATTGAAAATAATTTCATGGAATAATGTGGTATTTACTTGTATTTTAATATTTAATTATGTATTTATATTTATAATTTTATATTTTAGTGTAAAATTTTATTAATTAATATTACTGTAATATTGCTATATATGTACTTGTTATCTATAAAAGTTTTATTGATTTATATTAATAATGAAAAATATAAGAATCATAGTGTAAATTACAAATAATTTTGAAGTTAAATTTAAAGTTTTGTTTTTTGGAAAAAATACTTTAAAACTTTAAATATAGAATTTTGCAAATTCTAAAATAGATAATTTTTTTTGGAGATGTCGCTAGACCATTTTTATCACCATTTTTAATCTGTTATGTTTAGTACGTGAGACCCATTTTTACCACCCGGATTCTTAACTCAATTGTAAGGAAAATAATAATAAAACTTTAATGTTTGTTTTCTTCACGTAATATTTTTTTTTTTTTTGACAAAGGGCTTTTTCTTCACGTAATATTCCATCGATGGTTGTGCAATGCATCATGGCATGTGATCATACATGAAGTCGGTGCTATTTTATTTGAATCGCAACGAGACGAGACTGTAATTTATTGATTGGATCAATGTTATCCAAAATTATTGAAATGTCAATAATTAGTTAATTACTCAAGCTTTATCCAATGGATATGGACGGGAACAACTATCTAGTACTCCCACTGTTTCCGAAAATAAAAATTTTTAAGATTTAGTATACACGCTTATTAAAAATTTAATAAATATTTATAATTTAATTCATGTTTTACTTTATTATACATTTTCTAATAATTTTCCACCAATGAAATTTAATCAATTCAAATATTCTCAATTAATGTTCTTCGAAAATATAAAAAAGTACCTTAACAATATAGAAAATCTGTAACAAGAAAAAAATCTAAAAAAATTTTATTTTTGAGAACGGAAGTAGTATTTCGTAGCTTTTATGCTTTAATTATAAGCAAGTGCTATAATCCGGGAGTGGAATATGATGGTCAAGTACAACGTGCTTGGTGTGTCTCTGTGTGTCATAATGGCTGTTAATCAAAGCAACATGGTTGTATTTCAAACATGTTTGTCTTTTAATAGATGTTAGCTATCTTTTTTTCTTCATTTGTATATGTGTAAACAATATATCATTCTTTAAAAAACTGTAGTAGTTAAAATTTTTTTTTTTTTGTAAAATCATAAACGCAAAACAGATAAATAACTACAAACACGAATAAGATGTATGTCAACGGACAACAGCTAACGTACATTATACTGGTTTTAGTTCAGTGACGATAAAATTAAGGCTGATAATAAGTATTATATACCAAATTACATATTTTGCCCAAAAAGTGTGGTGTCTGTCACTAGCCACTCGATTATAAAATCTACTAGTGACTCAAAGAGGAAGTCAAAAGAATCAAAACTTACATTAAGTACATAACCATAAAAGTGGAGTAGACACATGCATACTTTAATACGTGTGTATGGCCACCAATAATTCAGCGAAATGATGTGAAGTAAAAATGAAAAATCCAGCGGAAAAGATTGTTATTTAAGTATACACCGTTCGCAACCGACATTGACGTTCAGTAGAATCATAATCAAATGTACAATTCGGTTTAACTAAAATGTCACTTTTATTTTAGCCACTAACCAAAATCTTCTTACCGTCCGGTTAAAAACATCTTCAATGTATTACTCCATTTTCTATTAAAAAATGGAGTAACTCTAAAATGTAGTTAAGTTTTACTCTAATGTATTACTCAATTTTTCATTCTAAAATAGAATATTCCTAATATATTATATTTTATATTTATTTAAAAATTAGTAATATCACTTTTCATTTATACTATTTGCAAAACAGTCTATTTTCATATTGTAACAATTATATTAAATACAATATTAATCACAATTAAATTTTTATTATATAAATAAAATTACTCGACAATGTTTAAAAACAAAACATTTATTACATTAAAAATTACATTACATAGCTTAAACACAATAATACATCAACTTAAATTATTCATTAGAATTAGTATAATTTCCTCACAAATGATCAACTAATGCATTTCGAAGTAAAAAATGAGCTTTTTTATCTTTAATTTTGTATGTATATGATCTGTTATGTTTTATATTATACATATTTTGTTGCATAAAATAGTTCATTAGATGGCTATATATAATTAATAAATATTAACAGTAAATTTTATAATATATATAGTAAAATAATATTATTATTACTTATTTCTAACAATTTTATTGAAAACAAAAATATTTAAATGTGGAGGACCATTTTATAAATAAAAAAATTCAACTCCATTTTGGAGTAATGAGTTGGTTTACTCCATATTTGGAGTAATCATGTCTATTACTCCATTTTTGAGTGAATTTTAGAGTGGGGTTGGAGATGATTTTACTGTAAAATGGAATTTGGAATGGGGTTGGAGATGTTTGGAATGGGGTTGGAGATGCTTTACGTCATAAGGAGGGGAAGTCTAGCTACTCCTTGTACGTCAAAATTATACAAAAACAAATTAAACAATGATTAAAACCAATCAATTATCTACTAATCTGTTAACCGGCCACGTGAATAGTTTACTGATGGTAAAGATTGGTTATGAAAAAAAAAGATTGGTTATGTTCGGTTTGATTTGGTATATTGGGCAAGTAATGAAATGGGGAGAGAGGGTGTGTGTAGAACAATAAGTTTGGTGCTTTGCTTGAAAGAGGAGACTGTCACTTTACCTAATTCAGTTTCAAAGTTTGGTCACTCTCTTCTTCAAGCAAACCCCCTTTAAAGCTGACAATCCCATTCCCATCATCCACCGATCTCTTCTTGTTGCTACTCCTTTTTCAGTGGCCTTCTTAACCATTTTGATAATAATATTTTCTTATAAAATCTTAGATTTTGATTTATTCTATAGCCACTTTTCTTCCTTTTTAATTTAGTATATATGTACTTTTAAACATATACGAGCAAAATATGGTCGTGATTGAAGCTTTGATAGCAAAGAATGAATTAATTGCTAAAGACACATTATGGTTTGTTAGGCTTTTAGAGAACCAAAGTTCAACATAGAGATACGAATTTCATTTTGGTTGCTTTACATAAAATAAAACAAGTTTCACTCATATACAAAGTGGATCTTGAATGTTCATTAGCAATAGTGTCAATAGTCCAATGCTTTCACAAACAAAATATATAATTTATTGTTTTAAACTGTGTGATGCTATTCACAATGGGTGGTGATTGCTTTTAGATGATAAAAATTCCTAATGGGTGATGATTGTTTGTGGCACCAAATGCAAATGTAAATGGAAAGACAGACGTTCCAAATTGGACGTTTACAAGACTGTTTTACTTCATATTTGTCAAAGTATATAATTATATATGCATATTAGAATAAATCCAAAGGCATATCGAAAACGAAATGCCATTGTAGTAACTAATGACACCCACCAAGCTTTGGTGGCCTCTATTATTCATGCATTTTATCTTCTTTCATAACCCCACAGCCACTTCTAATTGCCTCCACATTGTATTTGTGGCTCCTATCTTTTCTTTTGAAGCAGCAAAATTTGAAATAACTTATTCTTTGATGCCCAATAACTTCTTAGACAGTTTTAATATTCCATCTTGATTGATATTCACTTGGACCCCATTTTTTGACAAAATAACTTTTGATATAAGTGGTGTTAAAACAACTCAAATTATTGTCGTTTCTATGATTAAAACCATCATAAAATCATCTCATAAAACTTTCTGCCGACTAATCATCTGGACCCATTTTTGCATGTTTCTTTAATCCGGTCATTGTCACACAAATGAAAACCTTCCAAATTTTGGGTCTAGATCAAAAGTTAAATATAGTCAAACCAACTGGACAAAACAACTTTTCAAAGAAGATCTTCGTCCATCTAGAAGAAATACTCATTTATTTAGTATTGGACCATCTATAACAGTTATCTCTATTTTACTAAGTTATTCAGTAATTCTTTTTAGCAGTAATTCCTTTATTTAGTAAGGACAAAACAAAACAAAACAATATTGTGCCGGCTGAATCGTCCTGAACATTTTTTTTTAAACTCAGTTACGGGAAAAAAAGATATAACAAACGTCTTCTCTGTGCTTCAAGTCAATGAGAAAGTGAAGAAGATCTTCTACAATGTCAATAACTGAGACTTGTGATCGATGCCATTGAAGATGTAAGTCCCCAACATCGGAACAAACTGTTTTGTCACAAGCTGCAAAACACAGAGAGACAGTTTTAATCATCTCTCTCTCTCTTTTCTTCTAAAGGTAGTGAATTTCAACAATTAAGTTCAGAGTAATAAAAAGGATGTATGAACCTTGATGGCTTCTTGGGACGCGATTCCTCCAAGAAAGGCAGCAACCACATGAAGCTCAGAGGCACCAAAGCGACACATCTCATTGATAAGGTCATCGGGCAGTACTGAGCCGTTACATCCCAAGTCGGTAAGAAGACTCAAGGCAGTAGTTTTTAACCGAGAAATGTCCTCATCCATCCCTCTACCAAAAAACAGATTCCATATTAATAATAGCCAAACAAGGACCAATTGTTCAGAAAATACATTTTAGCTTTGAGTTTCTTACCCATCAAACTGGCCAGGAAACTTATTATAGTTGGCAGTAAACCTGTCCACAGCTCTAAGAAGGATATAAAATCCCATTGCACCACTGCGACGGCAAATAATATTAGGCTTATTAGCATAAGAGCTAACAACTGAACTAGAAAAGGTTTGAACTAAAACCAGAATCTATCTTGCTGCTATATAACGCTTAAGATGGACTAGATGTTTCGGTTTGCTAAGTTTAACTAATCAAATAGCAGTTTTGCTATATTCCATCACAACATCATATAATACGAATCATGAAACTAATAAAGCAGCATATGAAAGGTCATTATTCAAATCAGCTGATGCTTTTTTGTTCATATGAAGACACACACACACACCTGTAATCCTCGTCTGCTAAACGCTTTTGAATCTCGGTTACAGAAGGATTGCTGAATTCGTCCTCTACCATTCGATATCTGCATACCTACACATATTGCAGTTAGTCACAACATATGTTTCTGATACTGCTTCAAAAGCAAAACTAAGCAAGCAATAGATAGACCATCGACATTACAATACTTATTTAAGTTTAGTATTCTCACTTTAAGTTTTCTTGCATTCTTGCAGAAGCTCTTGATTGTTGGTTTTGAGATGCTGTTCGGATCTCTACCAATCTTCTTTAAAATATTTTTAACTCGTTCCTCCATGACAAGAAAATCAGACTCAGCTTTCGCTAGATAGATTTTCTGCAAATTGATATAGTGCCTTCAAAAAGCAACAATACAGCAGCTACATTAGTAATCTGAAAAATTGATTGCGGATGAAGTGCAGTGCCATCGAGGGAGTTGTACTCACTCTGTTGACGATGTCATATCTGGTATAGAGCCTTCAAGGGGTGCCTCTCCATCACCTTCGTTCGAGACAAACTCCTGCAGGTTGTGATGTATGAGTGAAACTATCAAAATGAGTAAGAGTATGGCAGAGAAAGTTTCTAGTTTTAAACCTTCAGAGCCGCTACCATCACCCAAAAATCTGAGGAATTAGAACTCGGTTCTGCACAAGTATCATTGCTAATCTGTTGGATCTCTGAGCCTGGAACAGAAACCAAGAATACAGTGATTTGACACACGACAAAGTTTTCTGTTTGTTACTATACCACACGACGAGATAGCAACTTACTGATTCCACGAGGAGCAAAGACTTTGAAAGCGGCTTCAATGGCTTCCTTGTAGTTATCCTCATCCATAGATATCATCTTGGACTTAACCAAATCCTAAGATTTCAAGGATTAAGGTAGATTAGAACAAGGAGCCAGAAGAAATCAAGCAGCTAATGAATTTGCAAAGTAGGGAAAAAAGAGCTACACCTTAAATGCTTTTTTCTCTTCCCTGGTAGAAGGAAGATTACCACTATGGGACTGAGTCCATTCATCAGCCATCTTCACGAGAATGACAACGTAAGGTATGTGTTTATGCGCTACAGCATCTGATACATTTAGATCAATGGTCTCCACAAAGCTGCAGTTCAATGAATAGTTTAGAAATGTCACAAATCGCCCAGCGTTGTTCCATCCGCAAGCACAAGGTTAAAGGATGCCAGCCAGAGCAACGTAAGAATGTACCTCTTAAGCTCAGGCCATGGATTATTCAAGCGAAGGTCATCAAGAAAATGATCAGGCTTTGAGTCAATTATGGTGTGCTCCTGATAAACAAGAAGGAAATAATGATAATTCAACTTAGCATACCATTGGCAATAATACTCACAGTAATCCATTAGTTTTCTAGCAAAAAAATTGGGGGTAAAGAAAGGTATTATTACCTTAACAGAGACACGAACAAAGCCAGCAAGGCCATAAGAGCGAACAAAAACCAACTTAACGTTTGCTTCTCGACAGATTCTATCTAGTTTCACCACTGAATCTTCCACCAGCTACAATGACTCCAATAAAGGCATTATGATTCACGCACCAAAGGAAACAAAAACAAAAAAAAAACTAAGGCTTTGCATGGTGAAGGACTGAAAGTAAATATATCTAGCACACTTTCACTAAAGAATGCAACAACAAGTAGAAATCAAAGGGTACCTGAGTGGCAATAACGAGAGTGAAGTGAGAGAAGAAAGAAGGATTAGTCATAATCAACGTATCCGGATTCTCCTCAATAAACTTAGCTTTAACAGAATCATTAAGCTCTTGAAGAAACGCACAAGCAGACTTGGCTTTTGATTGACCAACACTCCCCTCATCCACTTCACACAATCATCATCAAAACAATTTTGAGTAAATAAGCAAAAATTTGAGTAAAGTCAAATAAAATACCCATGAAGTTGTTTCCAAGGTCTCCAAGCTCGACTTTGGATCCATCAACGACGGTGATGCTCCCAACTCCACCGAGGACGAGATTCTTCAACGCCTCGGAGCCAGTGGGTCCGCAATTGAGCAAACAGATACTCGCTTCTTCCAAAGCAGCTTGCCCTACCTCCCCCCATATCCTGCGATTCGATGCGATTACTTACGTAGAGCGATAGAATTATAAAGAGAGAAGAGAAGGGCGGCGTATACCTGAGTTGACGATCGTACTTGGTTTTAGCCTCTGACATTGTTGTTGCTTACTCTCTTCTCTCGTTCGCTTCTTCGCAGACGAAGAGAAGCGAGAGAGAACAAGAGGCGGCTCTTGGGCCAAGCTAATGGGCTTCCTGCCGATTCATTTAATAACTATTTTCGGCCCAAAACTAATGTATCCATAGCCGTACAGATTGTGGGCTTTTCTTCCAGTCAACTCAGGTTCGAATCTCCTTGGAATCATTTATCCTTCTTCTTTTCTTTTTTTCTTTCAAAAACAGCCTATTTCAGGACCTGACTCTGCAACGAGAGATTTGGGTCTGTGACCATTCGGGAAATAAAAGGAACGAATATAAAAGGAATGTACGGAAATAAAATAGCAGGATGAAAAGGAACGATTGTTCCTTCTCAAATTTAACAAGAAATAATTTTCTTCTTTTAATTCTCTACAAAAAAAATAATCGTCTATGTAATCTTTTTCATACCATAATTGTAAGATCATAATAAATCAGCGTTAAAAAAAAGGAATGAAAAGAAATTATTATTCCTGGTGAATGGTGATTTATTTTTACGAACATTAGAGAATGCATTATTCATTGTCGTTCCTTGGTCACCATTCATATCGTTAAACAATTTTTAACTAATATGCAAATAGTTTCTCCTTTTTTACTAACATTTTTTCTCAAAGATTTACTTTTTTTAATAACCTTTTTTCACTCAGTAGTTTGCAAGCATTGAATCATGGAGAGAATAGTTTCACAATTTTAGTTTTTTTTTCTAAAAAAAAAGATTTGAGCAAATACACATTTCAACATAGAAAGGAGAACATGTAAAGTAAAATACACAACAACAACAAGAAGACACAAAGATCACTTCTTCTTTCCAGCTTTGCCTTCTTTCCTCCTCACAATCTCATCTGAATACTTCACTCCCTTACCCTTGTACGGCTCCGGAGGCCTCCACTTCCTCACCGTCGCAGCAAACTGCCCTATCTCACTCTTGTCGTATCCACTCACCGTGATCCTCGTGTTCTCTTCCACTTTCACCTTGAGACTCTCCGGTATCTGCATCTTAACCGGGTGAGAAAACCCGAGGTTCAGAACCAGTTCCTTCCCTTCCACGGTTGCACGGTAACCAACTCCCACTAGTATCAGCTTCTTCTCAAACCCCTTTGATACTCCCACTACCATGTTATCCGTTAGCGTCCTAACACATTAGAGTTGCAAAACGGTTAGCAGCAATAAACAGCCTCTAAAGTTCAAGACTTTGTAACCAATTGATAAAAAGTTTGTAACCAAGTTCAAGAGTTTGTGACCATTTGATAAAAAGTTGAAAACTTTGTACCAATTGATATAATAAAGGTGAGAGCTTTGTTAACCTGAAGAGGCCGTGCATTTGGTTAGCCCTTCTAGTTTCGACGGTCTTTTTGACCCTCAAGAAACCAGCATCTTCTTTGATGAGCTCAACTTCGCGTGGGTAAGTTAACGCGAGCTCTCCTAGTGGACCTTTGACTTTCAAGTCTTGACCTTCCAATGCAATGGTTACATTGGTTGGTACAGCGATAGGTTGCTTCCCTATCCTTGATTCCTTACACTGGATAGTCTTCCTTGAGTAACCCACTTGAGCTGAAGGCGTGGCTGAGACTTTGAACACGTTCCTATCTCCCAAAAATGCTGACCTAAAAAAGCATCTCATATCTTCAGACAAACAAACAAAAACATGTCTAGACAGTCAAAGAACCAACAGACAGGAGCTAAGATAATGTAATAACTTCTAGAATTCTACTTTTTCGAAATTTAAAATTAAGTTTTACGAATCCTGAATTAAAAAAAAAAAAAAACAAATCACCAACCAAGTTCACATTCGTATCGATTTCGAAATAGAAAACTAAAATATGATTCTTTACACTCTAGGGGACTCGTGATTATGAAATTAAAGAAAGCTGAACGCTAATGGAATTATAGCCGGTATAATGTTTTTTAAATATGTCAATAGTACCTGGGTTGAAAAGAAGTGACGACTGAGGAAGCCATTGCTAGGATTGACGACGGAGCTGAGGCTCTGCTCCAGGAGAGATGAGAGAGTGTTTTATCCAAAACGACTTATCCAGCCACTGTTTGTCGTCCTCCTCTGTTATAGCTTTTGAAAGTATTGCTTTGCGGCCCATTATTATATAACTATTACAAGACCCATTAGTAAATAGCTATTATAAGGCGCACTATAGACAAGCCCAACATTCTGTTTTTAGTTTGTGATTTTAAGACCCAGCAAGACAGTAAATTTTTGGAAAAAAAAAACTGGAATTACGTAGAGAAAGTCAAAAAACTTATGTATCAAATGATTTTTTTTTGATAATCCACTATCGACCACTTTTGCGTGATCGACTAGCCCACCGGGCCTAAGCCCATGCCATTACAGGATTTTTAAGCGTCCACTAAAGGGCTCTGGTTACGCGAAGTGGTCTGGAAGGCGAGAGGCAGCCCATGTAAAACCCCTCGTGACCAACGCGAATCGAATCCGAGACCGTATCGGGGCCGAAGCTCCCTCAAGTACCACTAGACCAACTCGAGTTGGTTTGATTTGGGGTGGATATATATGCTCGATCAAATACTTGGAGTTATAAATCTTTTTTTCTTCTTTATCGTCATACTCATACATTCGTTTAAAGACATGGCTGAAATATAATAGACAAATAAACACAAGGAAATAGAAGATGATAAGGGCCCCTACATTCTGAAAAATACAAATAACAAATCGAATTAAAGAAGAAAAAACCGAATTTGTATATTTACTGGTCCAGATTTCTTTTAGTGTTATCTTTAAATATAAAAAAGTGATGTTATAAGATCCCCCAACGATCATTAGTGTGGGATCTCAACTATTCTTTGTACCTTTAATAGATCGTTCACAAATGGAGCTCAACTTTACAATATTCTTTTATGAACAGTCTATTAAAGGTACAAAGAATAGTCGAGTCCATGTGTTTCATGCACCTTTTTATCATATGGAAACTTCCGGGTCCCAAAACTTGTAGTATAAAAACTTTATATCTATGGCTGATAATATCTCTTGGCTCTTGTTTTAACTTGAAATTAATTGGCAAACATTGAGGAGAAGTTTCCCTTCTTCAAGCATCTAGGTTGTCAATTAATCAAGTTTTTTTTTTTTCTGGCTCTCTTCTCATATTTGAGGAAGAAGTTATAAACTATATTTTCCATAATGATATGAAAGTATTTCAAATAATATATAAGTATTTTGCAATTGCTGTTAATGGTTTATAACTTCTTCCTCAAATTTGAGAAGAGAGCCAGAAAAAAAAACTTGATTCTCCAATAGTATGAATAGACAAGAAAAGCATGGATACCCCCCACCACACCTTGGCCTGCGTCCATCACTGACCACCCCAGAAATGGCACTCCTAAACAAAAGAAAACGTAAATATGAAACACAAATAACAATAATAATACTAAAAAGAAAGAATATTTGATTTATTCTTTGCTTGAGCTTGAGTAACAGTTCTCCTGTTCCTCTTCTTTTTTGAACAGTTCTCCTGTTCCTCTTCTTCTTCATCTTCTTTATGTGTCTCTTTTCCTGTGCTCTACTGCTAAGTTATGAATCACAATCATATTGATTTCTGAGGCGGAGTGATTGTGATGAATCATATTGATTTCTGATTCAAGTTTGTTGCACGTATTTATTCCAAGGTTGCTTCTTCTTTATTTATAGTTGCATTAATTTTGGTTTACTTTTTGTTAATAGAGCTTGGATTTGTGATTTTTTCTCCAAATTTTTGGTCCAAAGATCTCCTTCAATTATATTAAATTATAATATTTTCCAATAAGAGTTTCGTTAAGTTTTATAAAAATTAAGAAAAAAATCGTCAAAATTTCGATATTTATATGGATGTACTATTACATCATTCATTCTCCAACCACTCACTGGCCACTGCCATGTTCTGCAGAAAATTAAGGTCTACTTGCTTTTTTATTTTTATCAAAATGGAATATCACCGCTATTATTAGTTTCGTTTATGTTTTAATGATTTGGTTTGTGTGAAGAATAAGTTTTTTTTTTCTTTTTAATTAATTGACATATCACTGCCACCACCATATATGACTAGGTTTTTGTAAGAAATTTTTTAATTTTAACTTCTATTTAAAAATAAATTTTATTAAATATTATAGATTTCACAAATTTTTACTAATATTTGATATAAATTTGATATATATTAAATCAATTTGTATAAAACTAATAAAAATGTTATAAAATTGTATAATTATCAAAAAATTAGCCTAAACAATATTTATAAAATTTGTAGATATATAAGAAACTAATGATATTACGATTAGATATTTAAATTTTTAAAAAATCGGAGAAATTTTTGAAAGCTTTAGTAATACAAATTGTATAATTATACAAAAATAATAATATTTCAAAATTTGAAGTATTATATATGAATATATTTATTTATAGATGATGTATGAGCTATTACCATATCTAAAAAAAATTACCAAAAAAGAAATATCAATATTAAATGTAATATATGAATTATTGTCATATTCTAATAAGTTTGCCAAAAATATAAATTAACATTAAATGAAATTATTCATGTCATATTTTTTCGGAAGCCATGTCATCAATTTTAGTAGTCATGTTATATTTGTTTTGTGAAATTAATTGTTAAAAGATATTCGGCAAAATCACTTAACAAATATACAGTAGGAGATCTGTTCATTGAATTATTAATTGCGCTTTTTTTGCTTCTTTTGGCAAAACCATCTTTAAGATGTCCCTCTTATTACACTTCTTTATTTTCAGTCCTAGTTTCACATGTAAGCACCAGTCTCCACAGGATCCAAAGGTCTCCTATATATAATAGTATATGAGTATGTATCCACCCATCTCTACAGAATCTAAGTCCTGATTTCTTGGTTTGTTTGCCTTCTTTCACTAGATTTTCTGGATCAGTTCTTGTCTTTTTT
Coding sequences within:
- the LOC106343850 gene encoding NEDD8-activating enzyme E1 regulatory subunit isoform X1; amino-acid sequence: MSEAKTKYDRQLRIWGEVGQAALEEASICLLNCGPTGSEALKNLVLGGVGSITVVDGSKVELGDLGNNFMVDEGSVGQSKAKSACAFLQELNDSVKAKFIEENPDTLIMTNPSFFSHFTLVIATQLVEDSVVKLDRICREANVKLVFVRSYGLAGFVRVSVKEHTIIDSKPDHFLDDLRLNNPWPELKSFVETIDLNVSDAVAHKHIPYVVILVKMADEWTQSHSGNLPSTREEKKAFKDLVKSKMISMDEDNYKEAIEAAFKVFAPRGISSEIQQISNDTCAEPSSNSSDFWVMVAALKEFVSNEGDGEAPLEGSIPDMTSSTEHYINLQKIYLAKAESDFLVMEERVKNILKKIGRDPNSISKPTIKSFCKNARKLKVCRYRMVEDEFSNPSVTEIQKRLADEDYSGAMGFYILLRAVDRFTANYNKFPGQFDGGMDEDISRLKTTALSLLTDLGCNGSVLPDDLINEMCRFGASELHVVAAFLGGIASQEAIKLVTKQFVPMLGTYIFNGIDHKSQLLTL
- the LOC106343596 gene encoding 50S ribosomal protein L6, chloroplastic; translation: MASSVVTSFQPRSAFLGDRNVFKVSATPSAQVGYSRKTIQCKESRIGKQPIAVPTNVTIALEGQDLKVKGPLGELALTYPREVELIKEDAGFLRVKKTVETRRANQMHGLFRTLTDNMVVGVSKGFEKKLILVGVGYRATVEGKELVLNLGFSHPVKMQIPESLKVKVEENTRITVSGYDKSEIGQFAATVRKWRPPEPYKGKGVKYSDEIVRRKEGKAGKKK
- the LOC106343850 gene encoding NEDD8-activating enzyme E1 regulatory subunit isoform X2, yielding MDPKSSLETLETTSWWMRGVLVNQKPSLLFTLVIATQLVEDSVVKLDRICREANVKLVFVRSYGLAGFVRVSVKEHTIIDSKPDHFLDDLRLNNPWPELKSFVETIDLNVSDAVAHKHIPYVVILVKMADEWTQSHSGNLPSTREEKKAFKDLVKSKMISMDEDNYKEAIEAAFKVFAPRGISSEIQQISNDTCAEPSSNSSDFWVMVAALKEFVSNEGDGEAPLEGSIPDMTSSTEHYINLQKIYLAKAESDFLVMEERVKNILKKIGRDPNSISKPTIKSFCKNARKLKVCRYRMVEDEFSNPSVTEIQKRLADEDYSGAMGFYILLRAVDRFTANYNKFPGQFDGGMDEDISRLKTTALSLLTDLGCNGSVLPDDLINEMCRFGASELHVVAAFLGGIASQEAIKLVTKQFVPMLGTYIFNGIDHKSQLLTL